One stretch of Halobacillus litoralis DNA includes these proteins:
- a CDS encoding GerAB/ArcD/ProY family transporter yields MSFFLIHSMQVGVGILGFEKYLVEIAGFDAWISVLIAGGILHVILWMIYRLLQNGEGDIVEIHKNIFGKYLGGLLSLLFCAYFTLLAFTVVITFIEVIKVWVFPGLQVWVFAFVLLWLVYYLVSGGFRVITGMCLISVIIGLPILLLKYFPVEAGHTMNIYPVVSHSLAEILGATKQSILSFIGLEFLLIYYPFIKDPQKSKKWAHYGVFYTTMIYLISVLVTFVYYSEEQLKQVVWGTISAWKIVEFPFIERFEFVGIAMWLYVVLPNICLGLWGATRIPKRVFNVKQKYFVILFCIAIYFPAVLIDGRPIIDAVNNLSGQLGMYVLMYIPVLLVLKTISDKVRKRT; encoded by the coding sequence ATGTCTTTTTTTTTAATTCATAGCATGCAGGTAGGGGTAGGAATCCTCGGATTTGAAAAATATTTAGTCGAGATAGCCGGATTTGATGCATGGATTTCTGTATTGATTGCGGGCGGTATCCTGCATGTGATTCTATGGATGATTTACCGCCTTCTTCAAAATGGCGAAGGAGACATCGTGGAGATCCATAAAAACATTTTCGGGAAATATCTAGGGGGGTTATTAAGCCTCCTCTTTTGTGCTTATTTTACTTTGCTCGCTTTTACCGTGGTAATCACATTCATAGAGGTCATTAAAGTCTGGGTATTTCCTGGACTGCAAGTCTGGGTTTTTGCTTTTGTCCTCCTGTGGCTTGTGTACTATTTGGTCAGTGGGGGATTTCGTGTTATTACGGGAATGTGCCTGATTAGCGTCATCATAGGACTGCCAATTCTTTTATTGAAGTATTTTCCGGTTGAGGCCGGGCATACGATGAACATCTATCCGGTGGTCAGTCATAGTCTTGCAGAAATATTAGGTGCAACCAAACAAAGTATTCTCAGCTTTATAGGATTAGAATTTTTATTGATCTATTATCCATTTATCAAAGATCCACAAAAATCCAAAAAATGGGCTCATTACGGGGTATTTTACACGACGATGATTTATTTGATCAGTGTCCTTGTCACGTTTGTTTATTATAGTGAAGAACAATTGAAACAAGTCGTCTGGGGGACCATATCGGCATGGAAGATTGTTGAGTTTCCCTTTATTGAACGGTTTGAGTTTGTCGGGATCGCGATGTGGCTTTATGTCGTCCTTCCTAATATTTGTTTAGGTTTATGGGGAGCGACAAGAATCCCCAAACGTGTGTTTAATGTGAAACAGAAATATTTTGTCATCCTTTTTTGTATCGCCATCTATTTCCCTGCTGTTTTAATAGATGGGCGACCGATCATCGATGCTGTAAACAACTTATCAGGACAACTTGGTATGTACGTTTTAATGTATATTCCCGTTTTATTAGTGTTGAAGACAATCTCAGATAAAGTGAGGAAGCGGACATGA
- a CDS encoding Ger(x)C family spore germination protein, whose amino-acid sequence MKKSWIFLMMVPVILLAGCMPSRSVEENAIVQIVGYDVGEKERIQGTVSIPQYGKSEDKQAASELYLTVDADSTKDVEIQIQKQSSKPISIGKLAVTLYSKELAEQDLGDIVDVLSRDPRLSRNMFLGIVDGSSKDLIENGYTQDETTSKHLQGLIENNTLHNFPSTSLHNFLYAYYAQGMDPFLPMLKKRESFVELSGVAFFKKGLLVAEVPDSKIFTFKMLKENFIKGAQDLPFEGGAIMLENIGSNVDYTLEGHPDQQKFIIKVNLKAEVNEMAGVDRKANPKLAREMEEKFVEYFDKEADELIALFKEKNIDPLGLGNFTKTRKGDFDISQWEDNYSDLEVDIQFNVEITEYGIFS is encoded by the coding sequence ATGAAGAAATCCTGGATTTTTCTTATGATGGTGCCTGTCATACTTCTGGCCGGCTGTATGCCAAGTAGAAGTGTAGAGGAGAATGCTATCGTCCAGATTGTCGGATATGATGTAGGAGAAAAAGAACGCATTCAGGGAACAGTTTCCATTCCTCAGTACGGGAAAAGCGAAGACAAACAAGCAGCCTCGGAACTTTATTTAACGGTCGATGCCGATTCAACGAAGGATGTCGAAATACAAATACAAAAACAATCCTCAAAGCCCATTTCAATTGGTAAGCTTGCCGTTACGTTATACAGCAAAGAACTGGCTGAACAGGATTTAGGAGATATTGTTGACGTACTTAGTCGAGATCCTCGGCTTAGTAGAAACATGTTTTTAGGTATAGTCGACGGGTCTTCAAAAGATTTAATAGAAAATGGATACACGCAGGACGAAACCACCTCGAAGCATCTGCAGGGACTTATTGAAAACAACACGCTTCATAATTTCCCATCGACCAGTCTTCACAATTTTTTATACGCCTATTATGCTCAGGGGATGGATCCGTTTCTGCCTATGCTGAAAAAACGCGAATCCTTTGTCGAACTATCCGGGGTCGCGTTTTTTAAAAAAGGATTGCTTGTGGCTGAGGTGCCGGACTCTAAAATCTTTACATTTAAAATGTTAAAAGAGAATTTTATTAAAGGAGCCCAGGATCTCCCGTTTGAAGGTGGAGCTATTATGCTTGAAAACATTGGATCGAACGTCGATTACACTCTGGAAGGACACCCTGATCAACAAAAGTTTATCATCAAAGTCAACTTAAAAGCTGAAGTTAATGAAATGGCGGGCGTCGATCGCAAGGCAAACCCCAAATTAGCAAGAGAAATGGAAGAAAAATTCGTCGAATATTTTGATAAAGAAGCTGACGAACTCATTGCGCTATTCAAGGAAAAAAATATCGATCCGCTCGGTCTTGGGAATTTTACCAAAACGAGAAAAGGTGATTTTGATATTAGTCAATGGGAGGACAATTACTCTGATCTTGAGGTTGATATTCAGTTTAATGTAGAAATTACGGAATACGGGATCTTCTCCTAG